TCTGTGACACTGCTCAGGGTGCTGCCATGGTGTGCAGGTGGAGGAAGTGACAGCTGAAAtcagagcaggaggcagagctggatgGTCCTGATGCTCAGGTCTTCCTCCCGGGGGGCTCTAGGGGAAGTAGTAGAGCTCCTTGTGTCCCATGGCTATCCCCCTGATAAATCCCTTCCCACCACCCTTCCTCAATCCTGTCCCATGTCTGGGGGGCAGCAACAGGCTGTTCCAGGTAGGTCTTgccccagtcctgctggccagGAGGTGTCTGGGACTGGGGGGTCTgggcacagaaacacagagaggTGTGCAGGTCAGGATGGGGATCTCCTCCTGGGCAGTGCCATGGGGCCCTGCTGTTCCCTCCATTGGGAGCCCTGTGACCCCAGGCACTGCCAGCCAGGCTGTCTCCTTCTGCCCCagggatgaggggatggagacTGGGGTCTGAGCTCCAGACAGCAAAAATAACCCTTGGCCAGGGAAAGGCCAGAAGGGAACATGGCTCTGGAATCTGTCTgagtggggcagctctgctgaggcagATACTGAGGGAGCCCAGGCAGGGATGAGTGTATTTCACAGTTTAATTTGCTTCTGCAGAGCCCTCTGGCTGTTCCCAAACCCCTTTCAGGCCACCCTCTTCTCCAGCAGTGTCAGTACAAGAGCAGAACCTTGCTTCgcctcctccagcagcccagaGACTTTCTGAGACATCTGCATGGGGAGAGAGAAGCATTATTTACCATTCAACAGGACAGAAGATTTGTCCACTGTCCACCCTATGCATCCCACTGGTGGCAAAGGGAGGGGGTGCCTGGGCATGGGGGATCCCCAGGAGCATCATCTCCATCTCTGTCCCACCTCATCCCCACCACCAGGTCCACAGCACATGCACAGCCCCTGCTTACTGCAAGCTTGAACTTCTCATCCGTTATGTCTTTGAGGTTGATCATGACATTGAAGTAAGCTCCAAACACAGCCACTTCCAACATTTTAGCTCCCACCTAGGAAAAGAGGCTTCTCAGAAACTCTCCAGCTAAACCAGACCACCACCAGACCCTTAGGCTGCAGGACTCCCAGTCTCCATCACTCAGCAACAACAAACACTTTGCAACCCAGTATCTTCAGGATGTGTCTCCAGCAGTGGGAACCAGCATGGCCTTTTCACACCAGTGGAAAAGCTCAAGCAAGGGCTAGAGGACAAAACCTCTCCTACAAGGGCTGCAACCTGCCAAAAAAAGTTAGGAGGCAGAAAACACCAGCCAGTTCCGGAAGGAAGGCTGAAGAAACACATTGCAGAGCTCAAGGACACAATGAGACACCTTGCAGGGAAAATCAGTGAGCCTGACAGCCTCCACAGCCCAGGACAATACCTGGATGTCAGATTTGCAGGCCAGGTTGCAGTGACAAGCCAGTTCCTTCAGAGCAGGCCAGAGCCCACTCACTTTCTCTGCCAAGGTACAAGGCACCATCACAGCTGTCTTGAGCCCCTGCTGCATGGCTGCTGTGCGtctgggagggggggacagcACTGGGGTGAGCACTGGATGCTGTGCTACCCCAGGCTGCACAtccccaccagcccagctcacCTCTCCCGCTCTTCAGGGGTGCTTTTTGGCAGCTTCATAGCTTcctggagggaaagaaaaacaggtttGCTGCCATTTGCTTTTTACATCAGGCACCAGGGCAGACGTGACAGTGCCCACGCTCTTGCAAATCTTCTTTAGGTGATGCTGTTCCTGGCCCAGGATTGGGCCAAGGTCACAGCCCTGCTTCTAAGGACACCAGGGCACAGTGATGCTAGCACCTCCCCAGATGGAAAACTCCCCGCTTCCACACAGGACACCTTCTCCAGTGGGACCTCACCATGTAGCTGCTGAAGGCACGAGAGTCAGTGTCCACCATTGCCACCAGCTCGTCCATGGCCTGGTGGAAGGGGGGGATCAGCTTCCTCATAACGGTGTCCAGCTCCTCAAACTGCCTCTTCCCATAGCTCATCAGTCCCACCATGCAGCCCAGCGCCGCTCCCTGCAAGGGCATGGGGTTAAATTCTCCAGCAGGACACAACACCCACCACTACCACCATGCCAGCTGTCCCTGGGGTCTCAGCAAACCCAGAGGACACCCCAGGCAGGGACCATTGTCCCAGCATGGGGCACGtaccagggcagcagcagctgcagacacGGAGCCTCCTCCTGGAGCCGCTGACCTCCCACCGACCGCTCGCACGAAGGCACCCAATGGCTTGGCCACCAGCCCTTTGtccacctctcctgcctgcaccaggtacctgcagcacagcagccactgGGGCTGAGGAGGTCCCCAGGTGCAGGAACACACCGTCCTCCACCACCCACTCCTTTCCCACCCAACACTCCCCTCTCCAACAGGTTTTCATCTACCCCTTGGCTCTGAGGTTAGGTAGCCCAAaatgagcagcaggagaggtggAACAATGACAAGGAGCTCCATGGggacagacaggcagacagacagacagctggGGAGCACATGTCCTTGTGGTGTCACTCTGCAGTGGGTAGGGTGGACTAGTGCAAACAGTGTTTTATGGAACTGAGACACACCCGCAGCCACCTCCTCAGCAGGGGACAACAAGGACAAAAAGTGCACATCCTGGTTTCACCTTGGCACACGGGGGGTTTCCACACCTCTTCACCCCCACCCTGCAGAGGTGCGTTTGACCCTGGACACTGCAATATGGCTTCTCTCCTTGGAAGGCAGCATGTGAGCCTGAAGCAATGAAATTTGGTCTGGACCAGAATATTTAACAGGTACATGTTCAACTTTGGCCACCAAACCTATTCCCACTGCCTGCCCAAGTGACCTGGAGTCCCCGCACCCCACATTCACAACCAGCATCATTTGGGACCAGGACCCATCGTTTGGGAGCAAGGACCACCCCGTGCCTCCACAAGACCCAGCAGAGATGTCTCCTGGGTGTGAAGAGGACAAGGGTGCAGGCACCACTCCCTAAATAAGACAAACAAGACACAGGCAGCAGGATCTCCCCATCCAGGCAGTGATGGGCACCACGAGGAGAAGCAGGACAGGGGTCCCTACTCGATGATGCGTTCCCGGGGGTGAAACGGAGTCAGGGAGTCCAGGCCCAGCCGGCTGACCACCTGCAAGGAGCAGCACTGCCCTGTCAGCCACGTCACCCTAGGTCCCCTTCCATTCTCATTCCTTGCTGTTAATTAACCACAGGTGACCCAGCCCTAGCACAGAATTGCTGGGGCCACAACCCAGGGAGAGGACAGCCGGTGTCACCAGCCTGTCCCATCCCAGGCTCAGGGGTGGCTTGCAGCCACCCACAAATGACTGGAAACCACAGATAAATAATTAGCTTGCTCTTATCTAGCACGTTCCCCATAGGTCAGAAAAGTCCCTCCCTCCTGTAGCTGAAAAGCAGAGCCCATCTCCTTGTTCCCAGTTTGCCCTGGTCTGGGACAGGTTCCCTTAACACCATTGCACTGTCCTTGAGCTCCAGGGAggtctccttcccttcctgacCTCCATGCAGGCAAGttgtgcagctgctgcccacactCTGTCCTCACAGAGTTGGCCTCTCTACTTCCTGAGCATCTCGGCATCCCCAGGACAATAAAGCAACTTCTCTACTTGCTATGGCCTTACAGCTTGCCAGGCACTGTTCCTGAAGACAAATGTCATGCCTAGGGGCTGCTGCAGTCCCAAATCTCTGCTCAGTGCCACTCTGGGAGGTTGGGGGGGCTCGGTGTTTCTCTCTCATGATCCCACCCTTGTCTTGGTACCAGGAAGAGCCATGTTACCAGTCTGATCTTCTGTTCCTCTTCCAGGATGAAGAGGTTTTCCTTCTTGATATAAAACTCAGCTGCATCCAGCATGGCCTTCTTGGGGACAAGTCCCACCAGTTGGGACCCCACCACAGGGAGGTTCAGTGCCTGCAAAGGACATCAGAAATGTGACTGTCCTCAGAGCCACCTGCCCTGCCACCACTACTACCCCAGCCTGGTGGTCCTCATCACTTCCTAGGACCTGGGACACTCATGGAAATGGCTTCAatggaggagcagggggctAGCAGAAAGTTCCTGAGGTCTGGGGAATTTCATGCTGTTCAGCTCTCTGCCTAGTTGGGCTAGCTGAGCATGAGAGAAAGCAGAGCCTGACCTGGAGATCCATCCTCTGCAAAGCCTCCCCTGACACACACATGGTGTGCAACCCCAGGCCACCCAcctctgcatctctgcagaTCTCCTCGTAGACAACATGGAGTGGTGTGGTCTCAAAGTCCAGCAGGTTCGTGGAAACCTGGGCCATCTTCTCTTCCTCCAAATACCAGCCAATGCCCTGCACTCTCTTCAAGCGCCCAGGCTGCCAAGACCCCCCCCCACAGTCAAAGCAGGGCCCAGGAGGTGTGGGGACAAGCAAGTCTGCTCCCAGCATGCCACTAGCATTGGGGGTACCTGCTCAGCACCACGCCCCTGCTCACGGATGTTGAGGGCGATGCGGTGGGCCAGCTCCTTGGTGCACAGCAGGTTAACATTGTAGGCAATGAGGAAGGTCCGGGCACCCGTCACCGTGGCCCCCCACCGGGGGACAAAAGCTGGGGGCCCGTAATCAGGAGCCCACTCTGGTTTTGCAagctgaggaggagagagaagggcaCATGGGTTGGCACTGCAGAATCTCACAGTGGATTGGAACAGGCATCTCCCTCCCCAGTCAGCATCTGCTGCAAACAGCACCCAAAGCACTTCACCAACTCCACTAGGTGCAGAGGGACCACACCAGTCCCCAGCACCCTTGTCAAGCTGGGGAGGTGTGGCTGGgccctgcctgggtgctgccaggctCACCTTTTTGGGGAGTGCCTCATACTCCCCAGCACGGATGCTGGGCAGAGCTTTCCTGCTCTCATCCTGTGCTGCCGCTCCATACAGGTAAACTGCAAGACAGGAgtgagcacaggcaggcagggtGGCACATCACCTACCAGGGTCTGGTTTTGCCCATTTGGGAGCAAACCCCATATTCTCCTAGTGAAGCCTTGGCAAAAGGTGTGTGGTTTCTCCACAGATGGAGGGTCAGAAgatgggagggaaggggcagaggttCTGGACCCACAGGCACCACTCACCAGGCACTCCCAGCTCCGCTGCCAAGCGCTGCCCAAAGTTGTGGGCACAGGTGACACATTCCTCCATGCTGACATTCATCACTGGCACAAAGGGGCAGACATCCAGGGCCCCCATGCGAGGGTGTTCACCTGTGGACAGGGCAGACAGAAACATGGGAGCTGGGAAAAGCAAGTGACAAAGAGGGAGGACTCTCTTTTGGAAACTGGGCACTGCTGCTACAAGGAAAGTCATGTCTGTGGCAACAACATCTATTCCAGCCCAAGGAGGGGACCAGTCTCTCTGGACTGGGAAGATGAGCAAGAACTTTGCACAGTACTACCTTCATCCATCCAGTAACCTGCTGTGTGTGGTTACCAGAAGCTGATTTTATCTCCAGGTGCACCCAGAGCCAACCACACATGGcagcccagggatgctcagcaccAGGTCATCTCCTGCACAGCCCACCCACCGCCCCCCCTGCCCCCGAGCTCACCCATGTGCTGGCTCATGTCAATGAGCTGCCAAGCCACACGGGCTGCACTCAGGGCCCCTTCCACCACAGCCTCAGGAGACCCCACAAAGGTGTAGACAGTGCGGTTGGTGGAGGCGCCGGCATCCACGTccagcagcacacagcctgGTGTCTGGGAGATGGCCTGGCTCAGCGCATCAATCACCTGCCACACAGGGGAGGGGGGCAAGGTGGCTCAGCCAGCTGCACCCAGAGCACAGGCCCAACTTTGTAAGCTGGGGTTGCTTTGTCTCAGCTCCCCCACTTCCCACCTGTGCTGGGGTTGGGGATGACCCCACGAGCAGTGAGgatgcagctctgtgctgcagtgaTCCAAAGGCATGAGCATCCTGCTCCTACCCATAGGGTCTGGGACACCCTTGGCTCCCAGCAAGCCCCAAACCCACTGTGATGggggagagctgcccagctaCTGCTGCACATAAGAGAGCACCATTACAAATTGCTGTTCGTGAGGACACtgtcccctgccagctccaAAAAAACATTTGGTACTGTAAAGCCTGTTCCCTGAAGGGAAGCAGTGGTTTTATTGCAGTTTTGGGCTTGCTGAACTTCCCCGTTCACAGAGGGGACAAAGTTCAGCCTTAAGCTGATGCCCAGGACAGATCCCATTAACCTGGACAGTGTATTTTGGTACAACAACAGCAAACAAGGGGTATACCAGAGTACCCcaagccctggggctgctgcaaaCTGTAGGCAATGGGGAGCAGGGGGACCTGAGCCCCCATTTCTCACTGGGTTTCTGAaagggagcaggggctgccttTAGTAATTTTCAGCACTAGTCAGGCAGGGAAAGCTGCATGGCACTCCAAAGGAGGCAGGGAGtgggtgctgcctgcacagccccCCGGCCcgagcagcccagctccccccagAGCACCCCGGCATCCTGCCaaccctcagcctctccttagGCTCCCTCACCTCTTTGTTATTCCCTTCTGAGAAGTTGGGGACACACTCCACCAGCTTGGCCATGGTTCCAGGGTCTGCAAGCACCTCGGCTCCTTGTGACCTTTGGGTTCAGCCTGCCCtttcctgtcctgctgcagaacAGAAGCCTCCCCGCACCCGGCCCGTTGCCTCTCCCCGGGCCGGGGTTTCTCATTAACTTCATCGATCTGTGGCCAGGAGACAGAAAGGGTCTTGGATAAACAACgtggcactggagcagctctgggcacaCAGGCACTACCTGCACACCAGACTACAACACTAATTACCCACTAGCACCAATCAATTGCCAGGTGAAGGTGATGCCAAATGCAGAAAATCAGCTGCTGTGCCCAACACCAGACTGTGCCTACTGGTGGGACAGCCTGCCTGTACCCAGGGTGCCACTACCACTCTGGGATGGTTGgggacagctgctcctccagagaCTCAGACTGGGCACTCCAACACAATGGGTGTGGGCAATGGCTAAAAGCTTTTGCTGTGAACAAACCTTTGCAGGGAAAACCCTATTGAATTTCGAGTCTAACACCTTCACCCCTCAGGCCACCACAGCCCAAGAAGTGGGCAGCCCCGGGGGGGACAGATGCCCCCCACCCAGGGCACCCCTTGTTTCCCAAGGGTGCCCCCTTTATATGGGAAGCGGGGAAGTCTCTGGGGCCGGTGCAACCCCGCACATACCCTCAACCCCATGTTGCTCCCCAGGGGATGGCAACAGGGTCTGTACTCGAAAGCACCTTCTGGGGGTCCAGTCTCTGAGCAGCAACTTCCCCCAGGCCCCCAGTGCCTGACACAGGCTGGATGTGCCCAGGCACATCCCCTGCACACCCCAGCTTGTTGCTCTGGGGCTGATTCTCACTTCTGTGAGAGAGGTCCCACGTTCAAGTCCTGGAGGAGTCCTCCTTTTGGGCACCCacttcccagcacagcccaagcTGGGACAGGGCACAGATGGGGCCACATTGCCAGGCACAGGGGGATGTGTGGCTTCCCCAGCTTGGCCGCGTCCCCTCTGCTGGGAACAGTCCCAGAACTGCCGGGAGGTGGGCGCTGCCCACTTCTAGGGGTCAAAGAGACACAGCTCAGCCATGGCCAGGGCTCATTCCCTCCTGGGTGGGGAAGGGGTTGTCGGGGCAGGGGggaacagcagagctgcaccctgctgccaccatgTCCCCAGTGGCCAGGTCTGCCTGGGGGATACCTGCAGAAAACCATGTCCCAATtctgccccagagctgcccttcCAGTCTACCTTGCCTCGgcatcccagcagcaccccaggaaAACCCAGAACTTGAAAAGCCTCGAAACCCCACAGTCAGCAGCTCAGAGGGCTGGGAAGGATGCAGCGACCGGGATTTCTGGGAGGGACAAATGTACCACAGGGTGGTCTTGCACAAGGGGATGTAGCTCAGCGGTAGAGCGCTTGCTTTGCATGCAAGAGGCCCTGGGTTCAACCCCCAGCATCTCCAGTAccacagttgtttttttctacctccccagagccccctTGCTACTGGCTGTGGAGCTGACAGAATTCCCAACCCCACCTAAAAAAGTCCTGGGTTTGTCTGCGGGCAaggctgccctggggctgcaggctcaCCCGTAGCCTGCGGGAAATACCCAAGGCACAACCCTTCCCCTGTAGTAGTTGGAAAAGCCGCCTTGTGACCCTTTACCTGCCGGTTGGGTTTCTCTTGGTGAGAGACAAGATGTCTCTTGGGGTGAATTTCAGTGGGTCAAAAGCAGCTGGTTAGGGGACGGTGGCGGGTGCCTAAAAGAAGGGCTTCATCTGGAGTGGGACCTTTCTCACCTTTCTTCACCCCTGCAGACCAAGGAGTCGGTGTGTACAGCTGCCTGGGAACCCCCACCATGTCCCAGGCACtgcggggctgggggagctggtgCTGCCCAGAGACTTGGGTCACCAGAGCTGCTTTAGGGGAAGGACCCCACCGCcagcccctggggagcagcGTGGGGCTGAGGGGGGTGTGGGGATGCACCGGCCACTCTGGAGGCTTTCACACTTCCCAGGAAAAGCGAGTGCCCAGGGTCAGGACGGGGCTGTGATGGCCCCAGGGCAGGAAGGACACAGGACTCTCCATGGCTTTCCACCTTTTGCAAATACCAGAGAGGTGAGGACCTGGCtctggaggggaggggatggtgACCTGTTGACCATTTTGCAGAAATGCTGAGCAGCTCTCCATGATGTCCCAGTGCCCGGTCCCTGTGGAGCTGTGGAGTACTGTCCGGAAAGCAGAAGGCAATGAGGAGATGGCAGCGTCCTGGGGCATCCCCCATCTGCATtaggcagagctgggctgtgcagGGCCAGGACCGCAGGGCTGAGGGGGACAGGATGGGGGATAGGGGTGCAGGGAGGGTATGACACCCTGGCTCATGGGTATGATTCTCACTTAGGGCATGAGAAGTTTGGCGTTCAACTACTGGACGAGCCTTCCTTTTACACAAACACCACCctgcattctgcttttttccacaCATAAGACCAGACACCTCCTGATGCTTCCACCCACCCTTCCATGCCCTACAGCTGCTCTCCCCATCACCAacacccccctgcatgggcaggttTGGCAGACCTGGACACCTCCCCCCAACCCAGTGCTCCCCCTGCtcatcctgctctgccccagagcCCTGAGGCCAAAAGCAGCCCCTCAGGGAACAGCCCCACTGCcgcctcctctcctctcccctgctgGGTGGGTGTCGGGGGTGTGCAGAGGTGGTCAGGCGGGCAGGAGGTGTGAGGCAGCCCCGGGTCGGGAGGGAGGGCGGGTGTGCGGGTGTGAAGGAAGGACGGGGGTTGTGTAAAAGGAGGGCTCGTCCGGGAGTTGAACCCGGGACCTCTCGCACCCTAAGCGAGAATCATACCCCTAGACCAACGAGCCAGGATACTGAGGGATCCCTGAACCCTCATCCCCAGACTCCAACCCCGCCCAATGCTGGGGACGCTGCTCCGGGgcgctgccccctcctcacctcttcCGGCAAAACCCGGAAAACCCcgggaggaggagaaggggggggggggggagtagTTGTTCCTATCCTTTCCTGGGTCCATCGCAGCCTGCCCATGGGTCATTGTTAGgctccctgagcagccctggaCCCTCCTGTCCCAGCCAGTCTTTGCTGCCCCCTTTTCCTGGGAAGTGGGGAAGTCTCCGGGGGGACTGCTGCACCCCCGCACACGTCCTCAGCCTCGCTCTGCTCCCTAGAGGCAGGTAGCAGGGCCTGACCCCAAAAAGCTGAAAGCCAAGGGAACAGTGGGCAGGGGAAGCACGGCCTCTCTGATGTTCCAAATCTGGGTTCTTCACCCcctgtgcaaaaaaaacccaaaccaacccataCACCAATTTCTACCTGCAGAAAAAGGTGCCAGGGAGAATGTTTCTCACCCAGTGTCAGGTCCGGGACACTAAATAACAAGAAACTGCCGTAAATAATGGGTTAATAATTTGCCACTCCTGCCTTACCTGTGAAGCAAAAATtcacagttctttttttctttttcctcgaggctggggctgcctttTGTTCGAGAGGTGCTCAGAACCAACAAGGTGTGATTCTCCCCTTCACGCCcctcaagaaaacaaacccacccaGTTGCGCAGCCGGGAACCGCTGTTACTGTTAACCCTTTGCTTTCCGCACCACACCCCAgtgcccagcccaggctgggggtgCAATGGGACAGGGCACAAAGGGGGTGATATCCCAGTTAGCAGCTCTCCCCAGGATTGCCCTTGCTCTGCACAtttactggaataaaaaaaaaaaaaaaaaaaaaaaaaaattcttcaaagaCCCGCACAGTAAACTGATCATCTGTGTCTCAGGAACTGACACTGTCCCAGGGTAGGGTTTGTTCTCCCACTGTGCAATAATCCAGTCTGCACACAGAGTCGAGATAAGTTTCTTTAATTCATGACACCTGTCACAGAGACTGGTGTTTGGTGGTTAATCCACAAAGCTAGCACACCTTCCCCGTAATACCGTGTTTCTTTTATAgactgaaaaatgcaaagttgCTTTATCTCCAAGTacactgatatttttcataCACGCAATTaagttgaaatgaaaaattaattaaacaaagTGTCAGGACTTCTACCACCCACTACACACACTCAGAGTGTGGGGGACTTTTGTGAGTAGGGGATCCTTCTGGCCTGAGGGGGGTATTTTAGTGTGTTAATGAGGTAAATTCGATAGTCAGTGTTGTCTCTTATCTGTTCTATTTTGTGCTCAAGGCTAAAGACAGTGTTTAGTACCTTCTATTTCTCTTCACAACAAGGTAAATTTAGTGAACAGTCCCTCCCACCAGTCCTGCTAATCACAAGGAACATATTTTACATATGTTCCCTAACCTCCATTTTTTCCAAGTTCTGAACTTACTCTGTGTGCTTTGTTGTTCTCCTTTATGCAATTTTCTCAAATTTTAATTGTTAACCTTTATCAGTTCCCCCTTCAAGACTTCAGTTTATTCGTAGATATAATAGTTGGAGTCTTGtttatctttttcctcctgatCATGCTCACAAGTGAGTTCTTCATGTAACTTGTTAGGAAGGGCTTCCATCATCTTGGACATAGTAAGAATGTGTTGGCTTGGAGTAACCCACCATCCTTCTTGATCTTTTGAATacttcagcacctctgccaaTGGTCCTGCTTTTATGGATATTTGGGGTTGCTTcatatttgtttcatttgtcGATATCTGAGCCCAAATTAAttgttcctgcagcacagctcctttTGTGGCCATGTCAGCTTTTCTGTTCCCTTGAGCTCCTCCTTGCCCTTTTTTACTTGCTTTATGACGCAGCTGCTTTGGCTCAAGGATTGCCTGTAGCAGTTCCATGCTTTCTCATCTGTGCTTGATGGGGTTTCTCTGGAACATCAGAAGCCCTGGGTCTCTCCAGATGGCACAATGGGAATGAACTACCCCAATGGCATACTTGGAGTCAGGATATATGTTTACTCTCTGTATCTTGACAGTTCCAGGAAATTCAATAGACTGATAGTGGCTTTTCAACAATACTCTTCAATATCAGCATCAACCAGGATATCAATGTACTGCACCCCAGCATGATGTTTTGGTGGTTGCCTTACCACAGTTCCAGCTTCTTTGCTGATATCCAAGCCAGGTAGGGCTGTTCTTGAATCCTTGCAGAAGCACTGTTTGACACCACTGCACTTTCCTTCCTGTGTTTGGATTTTCCCattcaaatgcaaaaatcaTTTGACTTGTTTCATCCACCAGGACACAGAAGAAAGCATCCTTCAAATCTGgaactgtaaaataaacatttgttttAGGTACAGATCTGAGCAATGTATATGGATTGAAAACAAGAGGATGCACATCCACGGTGATTCAATTGCTTTCTCTTAAATCTTGAGCCAGCCTGTACTTCTGAGGCTGGGGGTTTTTATTGGTAATATCAGGGTGTTATATTCAGATTGACATTCATTCTCATAACAGTCTATATTTTTCAAAGGTGTCAAAGATTTCAAGTCTTTTCACACAAATTTTAACAGATACTGTTTCTTACCAGACAAGCTCCAGACTTAAATTCCATCTTAACTGGTGTCACATTCTTTGCTCTACACCTGCTTTCTTCGAGGCTCGAACCAGAGGAATCCCGGCATCCATCGTCGCGTCTGGAACCTCATTCTTGGGTTCCTTAAATGAAGGAGTCTCTGTTAGCAAGCAAATCTCTGCCTTCCACGCCATCTCCTGGGGAACATGTAGCATCTGCACGGAATTCTCAGGAAAAGTTACTCGAGCCTTTGATTTACACAACAAATGACGTCCTGATAACAGCAGGGGACATTCTAGAATATAGAGGAATTAATGAGTTAATTTCTTGTTTCCAATTGTACACTCCTTTGGTTTCAGGAATGGTTTTAGAGTCTGCTTTCCAGTTTCTACACCAATCAGACTTATTTAAAGCTACTTCACAAATAGTAACTGCTGTTTATGAAAAAATCTATAGTTTCAATCCTCAGCTTGATTGGAACCAAAGGGTCAGCTGAAGAAGCATTAATAATCTCCTCCAGTCCCCATCAATCCaaattggtttgggtttttttcagcatgatCAAATCCCCACCAGCTCTCAAGTTGTCCTTCCCTTGACTCTCTTACTTGGGCActcattttttccagtgttccCCCTCCTGGCAGTTTGTACATTGATTTTGTCCTAAGAGGTTTTGACATTATTGGTCCCCCCAGGTTGGTGCCCATACTTGTTCTCCTCTAGCCTGCCCAGTGCCCAGTCCCCTGACATTATTCTGATTTatagcagcagctggggaagcaagcagagatttcattctttcttccttttctcttttctctctccccttgtTTTTTATACACTTTATAAACTATTTCTATTACTTGTGAGATGCACATAGAGCCTTCCCCATCTACTTTCTGTAATTTGTTTCTGATGTCCAGGGCTGAATGCTTTATAAAGAACAAGTTAAAGaacttctgattatttttttcctctaagtcAAGATGGGTCAATTTCCTAGTTGTCTCACATAGTCTCTCATAAAAGGCAGAGGATTCTCCTTCTGGTCCCTATGTAACATCAAGTAACTTTTACAAGTTTTTTGGTTTACAGGCCCCATGTGGAATTCCATATAGTATTAATTGCTGATATTGGTTAACACTTCCTAGCCCTCCCCTGGTATTAAGATCCCATCCAGAGTCTTCTGTGGGCAGAAGGTGGTTTGGGTCTTTTTGAGCACATCTTCTTTGGCCTTCTCCAGAACAGCTCTTCTTTCCTAGGGAGTGAGAAAAGTTTCTAAAATTACCTGGATATCCCCCTAGCTTGGGTTATGTACCAACATCATTGTTTTAAATAGTCTGTACTTTCCCTTGGGGTTGTCTCCATAGGGCCCCACAGATTGCTGCTAGTTTAACAAGTCCAATGCTGTAGAGGGAACATGTACACAAC
The nucleotide sequence above comes from Heliangelus exortis chromosome 6, bHelExo1.hap1, whole genome shotgun sequence. Encoded proteins:
- the FTCD gene encoding formimidoyltransferase-cyclodeaminase isoform X2, yielding MAKLVECVPNFSEGNNKEVIDALSQAISQTPGCVLLDVDAGASTNRTVYTFVGSPEAVVEGALSAARVAWQLIDMSQHMGEHPRMGALDVCPFVPVMNVSMEECVTCAHNFGQRLAAELGVPVYLYGAAAQDESRKALPSIRAGEYEALPKKLAKPEWAPDYGPPAFVPRWGATVTGARTFLIAYNVNLLCTKELAHRIALNIREQGRGAEQPGRLKRVQGIGWYLEEEKMAQVSTNLLDFETTPLHVVYEEICRDAEALNLPVVGSQLVGLVPKKAMLDAAEFYIKKENLFILEEEQKIRLVVSRLGLDSLTPFHPRERIIEYLVQAGEVDKGLVAKPLGAFVRAVGGRSAAPGGGSVSAAAAALEAMKLPKSTPEERERRTAAMQQGLKTAVMVPCTLAEKVSGLWPALKELACHCNLACKSDIQVGAKMLEVAVFGAYFNVMINLKDITDEKFKLAMSQKVSGLLEEAKQGSALVLTLLEKRVA
- the FTCD gene encoding formimidoyltransferase-cyclodeaminase isoform X1 codes for the protein MAKLVECVPNFSEGNNKEVIDALSQAISQTPGCVLLDVDAGASTNRTVYTFVGSPEAVVEGALSAARVAWQLIDMSQHMGEHPRMGALDVCPFVPVMNVSMEECVTCAHNFGQRLAAELGVPVYLYGAAAQDESRKALPSIRAGEYEALPKKLAKPEWAPDYGPPAFVPRWGATVTGARTFLIAYNVNLLCTKELAHRIALNIREQGRGAEQPGRLKRVQGIGWYLEEEKMAQVSTNLLDFETTPLHVVYEEICRDAEALNLPVVGSQLVGLVPKKAMLDAAEFYIKKENLFILEEEQKIRLVVSRLGLDSLTPFHPRERIIEYLVQAGEVDKGLVAKPLGAFVRAVGGRSAAPGGGSVSAAAAALGAALGCMVGLMSYGKRQFEELDTVMRKLIPPFHQAMDELVAMVDTDSRAFSSYMEAMKLPKSTPEERERRTAAMQQGLKTAVMVPCTLAEKVSGLWPALKELACHCNLACKSDIQVGAKMLEVAVFGAYFNVMINLKDITDEKFKLAMSQKVSGLLEEAKQGSALVLTLLEKRVA